TAGAATATGGAAAACTCGTTGCAATTCTTTATTCTTAATcaaatgtttaaaattcaaactttgtgaatgaaaaaatattgatcTCTAGGAAGACTTTATCGTCGTACATAGtaaatttattcaaaatgaTTTCAATTTAATTGAGTCGGTAAGTTTCaaacattaaataattaaacaGAAAAAACATACCATCACACAAGTTGATTTTGTTAGGTAAACTTGACTGTCATTTATGAAacttattttctctattttcattAAGAAAGTCATTTATTTTAGTGTCAACTGTACTGTTTTAATTCTAACAcgttatattataatattatgtttGAAGTAGTTTTGaataactaaattttaaaacaaacattttGGAAAATATATAATCTTTGGGAGAAGTTGGTTGTGCTTTGCATTATTTTAAACAAAGTACTGTTGGAGGgtaattaattagagaaataTGTCATTCCTCCTCAAATGATTGAGAAATTTTCGATGGCATAAATATTTTGAGACTAATTATATACTATTAAATTGATGATAATCAAGTTGATTAATCTTAAATCAAGTTACCAGGACTTAAAAGAGGAAAGTAAAACTGGAATACATATCCATTTGGCATAAAAATTATTgctactaattttattttattttaatttaagtaactttttactttattataaaaCCAGTTTTTGCTAGGAAAATTCCAGAAGAATTGAGAAAAGTAATAGATTTCTCTGACATTTCCTTGAATTTCACCTTTTGACTGTTAGTTGATCACTATATATCACATTCTTCCACTTTCTAGTATGTTCTACTAACTTATCGGGCGTTTGATACTcgtattatattaaaatatgattaaattttgaatacatATATTGCAGAGAGTTCGATCTTGTTATTGAAGTGACGCTCATCACAATAAGGGGAGTTAGTTCGCATGAAATCGAACatgagatttttttattatgaacaGAAGGATTCCAATTATTTTATCACAATCCATATCGATTAAATATTAGAATTATATTTTAGAAtaatggttcatgatatgaaataaTTCTAATTGTGAAATACATCTTCTGCTCATGAAATATTAAGATATTAAAAGCTTGTTGAtgagtattatatatttttagaaataaatcaGCCTAGATCTATCATATATTAGCAAAAGTTCCAgaagaacaatattttttttttttctaattagtAAATTGACAATTATCTATTTTCCTGTGACCATTAGTTTATGCTACTttgatcaaaatataatttcaagaCACGTTCTGAGCAAGCctaccacaaaaaaaaaaaaagaattttaaatgaaagaatattataactCATAATTGGAAATCGTAATATTGTTGCTTATACTAGGGACAGATCGAAGAAGACCAaattaacttttcttttcttaaaaaaataaaaagattcttCATTTAAGGATTAAATGGGAAAAAGAGGAAACTTATTTCTAATGtataacaatatattttttaaaaaatcaaataaaaggaCGATCtctctatttttaattaaacgTGTTACAAATTTTGGTAGAGTTTATTGTCTTTGATTCTTATCTTGCCATCTTTTTTTCCTTACTCTTTAATATCATCACAATTTTCTTACTATCACTTTAGATCGTATATAACATAATTGTATATTTAGATTCTTCTAATATTTCTCTtggaaataaatatttgaagtgatctatatataatttattaagtaATGGTATAAGTCACACATTCATAAACAAATCAGTGCAGACAAACTTTATCAGCCAGTCTATTTTCATGAGGCAGCTGATGGGAGTGAGTTTGTTAAGAAATCtacttaatatatgtaaatgaTCCATACCAAATCTTGTATTCTCCTTATAATCTCAATTCATATgacatattttgttttttagtcTGTCTGGAAAGATTATCacctttttataattaaaaacacttcaaaaattCCCTTCATaaccataattaaaaaaaattacatacacACCAATGTCATATTTATTTCACAccacaattttcaaatttattttctttatttaagtATTGTgtctaattatattttattacataaattgaaacaaaagaaaatttataaaagGATTGACAGTGCAAAACTCATAATTTTAAGATTACGAATCTGATAGGCACAGTTCCTCTTTCCATAAACCTTATGCaatgcaaatttaaattaatcaaagtttttttaaaatatattctaGTGTTGTACCAAAAACATAATACAAAGATGGTAGGGCaaagaaatgaaatatatttatttagagAGGAAAGTAGAAGGGAATTTCTTGAAATAAATAGTTGTAGGAGTATTAGCTagctaattttttattttatttttcacttgatGTTCAGAGCTTACATTAAAGTCCCAAATAAATTTAGATTGCACACTATAGAGTCCATTCAGGAATGATGCTCCTAACATGATTCTCTTCATAATCAGGATTTGAACACGAGACCTCTGATTGAACGTGAAATAGTTACACCACCATGACCTATAGTAGCTAGCTAAGGTTGTTTGAAGGAAAGATGGCATAAGAGATGGAGTTGGGTAAAGGTGAGGCTGGCGCACATGCCTTTGAgccttttcatttatttttttgggccCTCTATTTATTCTCTATGCTTCAATAAAGCTTAGCACATGTTTTCTCCTTTGTCTTGAgactttttttagaaaaataaatttaaaatcttggGTTGCCAGATATGTttgtttttggatgttttggccaaagggggtggtaggggtgtgaagattttaaaataaagaatgaaaaaaagaaagaagagtaaTTTAGAGTATCAATTTGAGAAGATTTATGTTGACTTTGGAATAGTTGTTAAACCTTTTGTTGAGAGTAGTATCTTTTATTCCCATATCTTTATCactaaagattttattttttttccatttgtcGTCTGGTACTCGTATTAGAGTCTGAATATTATAAATCCGTGCCGCATAGGTCTCCATTTTagagaaaacattttctatgaAGAACTTTTTCATATCCAGAGCTCAAACTTGAGACTTTCATTAATTAAGAGGAGCTATTTTAAATAATGAAGTATAGAAGAATTcattattatacattatataatgtatatacggtagaaaacaagaaaataagtaacTAATCTAAGAAAAAGTCTCATTATGTCGAGAATTCTTCCTCAACTAAATGGAGTTTGGCCTTAGATGCATCCACGAGAGAGTAGTACAAGTATCATACAACTATTTTTTGGTGATGATTGTGGTGACGATATAAGTGTATCTCATAAGATATAAGTATGATACATTGAAATACGGTGACATACAATTAGTAttgttctttctttgatttcatCATAAGACAAATTAATTAAGTACTAATTAAATACACCTTATGCATGCACCAAACCCCCTTGACTTATTGCTTACTTGAGACATTGGCATTAATTAAGCAGTTTTATGAACGTTTTGTATTTGTCTCAGCAAAACTAAGATGCATGATTTGTCAAGTGTTTATGCAGCCGATTATGAgtttatgataaatatatatagttcaTAATGCGTAAGGTATATATCAGATATTAAtacttttatatattatatttgaacttgaaatctCAAGGTGTATATATTTTGAAGACAATAAACCACAGATCAATCAATCTCTAATCTTGTGTTTAAGGAATTCAAAATCTATAACTCATAGAGAAGAAAGTCGATTTAGCTAGGGATAAAATCAAATATGCAGTATTTACatagtatattatatattaaaatgttttaatttgtaCAATCACAACTATGAACTATGTAGTCCTTCGGGATGgctcagttggtttggagggtggTTATCCACACGGATGACCCAGGATCGATCCCCCCTCAATGCCTTCTGAGTCGAGCCTGTCGCatagggcttgcctagtgcgatTTACATCCCCTGTGTGGTTTGCAGGCTATTACATAGTGGGGATTTTACCCAGAGCAAAAACTGTGACAGAGATTGTAGCGGCTGCGAATTATATCCtggggttcaaaaaaaaaactatgaacTATGTATGTTATCATTCATCAAATCAGTGGACTCCAACACTCCTATTATGTATGTTTAGACAGTACTGGATAGCTCCTGTGAGTGTGCGGTGATAATTTATCCTAAATAATTTTAGTATCGATGAATGAGTTTAGAATATATTTTGATGTGACTATATAGCTTAGACTGAGTTAGACATATTTGAGcagttttttttgttgttgttggtttcACATTACTGCTGTATAAAATTGGTTTTAATTAGAACTCaagtaatttaaattcatgTCGAGAAATTTGATCAAAGACAATTTATTCGGATCTAAAACCTTTAATTATGTATCGGACAAAAAGATACTTACCAATGTAACGACTTTCGATAGTGAGAGTGAGCCGATTAACTAAGTTGTCATGAGCGCCTCATTTTATGTTAACTAAGTTGCATGAGCGCCTCATTTTATGTTAACTAAGTTGCATGAGCGCCTCATTATGTTGTGACATAATATATATGGGGAATTTTTGCATATAGAcactcaaaaataacttaattatgttttatagctatagtttgttagtACGATTTGCagctacatgttagagggaggagagaagcgagagagggcagagagtgaaaagaggtgaattgtatatgtatatctgtaaaataattatgtaactcGTATACATATGTAGTTGTATATCTTGCGAGCGAAATTGGGAGAGGAGGGCGAGAGAGGGCAGGGAGTGGAGAGAGATAaactgtatatgtatatatgttagataattgtatgtatatgtaactggtatacatatgtatttgtatatctggcaagcgagattgggagagggaggagagaggtgagcaaGAGAGGGCGGAGAGTGAAGAGATgctaattgtatttgtatatctatcatataattatatatgcatatgtataatttgtatttatataggtATAAAAGAGGAGATCAAAGGCGACATAAATTGTAATTATAGATAAAATTAACATGCGAGCCATAATTAAttgaaactatagctatattagctaattaactaatatatgttTACTTATCCGCGTAATTAAATCttatcttttttcattttcactaGTTTTGAGAAAGGCATGGCAATAAACAGAGTACTAACATCTAGAACTTTGTTACATGGTACAAGTTATTTGAACACAAGAATTAAGTCAGATAATTTAGGGAACATCTAGctataaaagataaaagttcCTTGGCTCTTTCCTCAtctttttgttactttttgcctttattctttttaattattttgccctttaattaattactttttgtttgctcataaaaaaaaagttgtcatTGTTGTCTCCTTTAATGTCTCATCATACTGTTTAtctcatattttttaattaattattaccaaaaaaaaacagAGGAAGAGAACAACAATAAGTGGAgcctaacaaaacaaaaagcaaACTCAAAAATAGTTGCCAACTTGCTTAATCCATTATTCcaacaacaaaacaattttattttatttttatttttatttttaaattttattttttttaaaaaaaactaatcaaaaaCCATAACACGTCACTCATGACATAAACTATCCGACAACCCGAGCCCAATCCGTTTAATCATTCACTTCCTCGTGGCTAAATCCTCGCCGTCTAAAAAACACCTCAATTATCCAACACACTCTTCACATATTATTTCATATATAGCATGCTTTCTCATGCTTATTATACCCTTCTTCTTACACTTCCATATTCACATtaaaaatcttcaaaaacacccaaaaaaaccaaagaggaaaaaaaaataaaattatttttatcgttAAACGGAAGGGTTTTCACGTAAAAATCTTGACAGAACTATGACGAGCGTGTTGGGTGCAGAGTGTGACAAAATCCGATTGGATTATGAAGCGGAGACGGAGCTGAGGCTCGGCTTGCCTGGAGCCAATGGAAATGAAGTTGAatcaactaataagaacaatGGCAAAAGGGTCTTTTCAGAAACTGTTGATTTGATATTAAACCTTTCTAATTCAAAGGATTCTACATTAATGGATAATATTAATCAAGTTGATAAcatgaaggagaagaagaataaTATTGCTGTGCCAAGCTCTAATGATCCTGCTAAGCCACCAGCCAAGTAAGTTAATTAATCTgtgttattatttaattatgttatatATCATTGTTGCAAGTAATTAATACTATTTGTTAATTAGTAGTAGTATCTATATGGTGATGAAATTTTAAGTTTCATGTTTTGAGTATGCTTTGAACTAGTAGTAGGGGCGGAGTTAGAAGTCTGATTGAATTCAATAAAGTTTTTGCTCAAATAATAGATTTTGATTAAGAAATGCattgaatatatatacatattaagtTTAGGTTTCAGTCATTAATAATTGAAATAGCTATTTCAAAACTTATAAAATTGAAATCCTGATTTTATCTGGTGTAgttcttaaatatttatttttatgtaaagaAGAGTATGATATTTTGAACTCTTACTATATATTGCAACATAAAAGGAAtcattttctgtttttttttttagtttaattatctcttttatatatattttgttctcATGCAAATTataattactcttttttttgtGTTATAAATTACTGGATTTGCGCATTGTAGATCATGCTAATTGAATATGTATCTTACTAGGGATCAAATATTGAACTAAGAAAGAATTTTGGAAATGCtacaacaaaatttatttttcttattagtaGTATGAGTGGAAGCGGAGCTAGACTCTTAAGTTTGGTAGAATTCTATAATTTTGTTcagattttatatttatattaaaatttatgtaatatatatatatatatataaataatttattcaaaacgTAGTAACCTTTTTCAGATTAGGAATCTATAACTCAATCTTAACTCTGCCCTGAattatttaggaaaaaatattgtACTGTAACATTGTTTCGTATAAGAGTATAATTGCTTGTAaaagaatttgaattattttttttctaaaaattatttaaaatggaaaaaaatctAAATGTTAGGTGTCAGTAGTGTAACCTATCTTTTTGAGGAATTTGGAGTTTAAGATATGGCTGTGGTTGTGTCTAGATGATgggagaaaaaacaaaacatttgGAATCTTTTACTTTCATCACCCAACATTTTTAGTGGAATACACATGGACCTTTTATTTGTTAAATCTTTTCACCTCTTTTTCTTGTtcaaaaatgtaattaattacTTTAGAAAAACAAATCTAGAGGTACTTTACAGAGTATTTCTTTGTTACCTTTTGGTGAGACAACGCATGTGTGTGCTTagaaagataataataatttcataaatgCTACTCCTAGTAATAAAACTACTTTACATCTAGCTAAAtactttattataaaatttctaaCTTTATAAATTTTGGACTTTTACCTTTAGGATCTTATTTATTTCATGAATTCTCAGTGCTCATGTggctttcattttatttgtgcTAAATCATCATATGAGTAAATTTGGggatttttaataatatattaatgtgATAAATTTGtggaaataattaattaattaagtgcATGTGACTAATTAATGTTTAATTATTTGCATAACTTAGGGCACAAGTTGTGGGTTGGCCACCAGTGAGATCATTCAGGAAGAATGTAATGACTGTTCAGAAAAACACCACCGGCGCCGGCGAAAGCTCCGGCACCGGCACCGGCGCCGCCTTTGTGAAAGTTAGTGTTGACGGTGCACCATACTTACGTA
This genomic stretch from Solanum stenotomum isolate F172 unplaced genomic scaffold, ASM1918654v1 scaffold26839, whole genome shotgun sequence harbors:
- the LOC125851540 gene encoding auxin-responsive protein IAA16-like, whose protein sequence is MTSVLGAECDKIRLDYEAETELRLGLPGANGNEVESTNKNNGKRVFSETVDLILNLSNSKDSTLMDNINQVDNMKEKKNNIAVPSSNDPAKPPAKAQVVGWPPVRSFRKNVMTVQKNTTGAGESSGTGTGAAFVKVSVDGAPYLRKVDLKMYKSYQQLSDALGKMFSSFTIGNCGTQGFKDFMNESKLIDLLNGSDYVPTYEDKDGDWMLVGDVPWEMFVDSCKRLRIMKGSEAIGLAPRAVEKCKNRS